The following coding sequences are from one Anguilla rostrata isolate EN2019 chromosome 16, ASM1855537v3, whole genome shotgun sequence window:
- the LOC135242193 gene encoding uncharacterized protein LOC135242193, protein MKLTNKIVGQRKVCSRKRKQVEYRRTEGRPQNTRAPFGLQYHLWTIKMLADIVLLLLALALEPVNSSETPKPGMCAVCPEPRCATVVTGIWLKRNDKSIWQKGDEEIPECFLDNLKSDEPCQMPDGNLVLRTADDLDFEWKNLSSADGELISSVSKPCAELDLPSKPYTGTWHTSSTTPSAASLGTPLLVTRDHATAIAVPICLGLLILGGIVGGIIWKYMRADRDTSKSSQVL, encoded by the exons ATGAAGCTCACCAACAAGATAGTGGGACAGAGGAAGGTGTgctccaggaagaggaagcaggtGGAGTACAGACGTACAGAAGGCCGCCCTCAGAACACTCGGGCGCCATTTGGTCTTCAGTATCACTTGTGGACAATCAAAATGTTGGCAG ACATTGTCCTGCTCCTACTGGCATTAGCACTTGAGCCAGTGAACAGCAGTGAGACTCCGAAACCAG GAATGTGTGCCGTCTGCCCGGAACCACGCTGCGCGACTGTCGTGACTGGAATatggctgaaaagaaatgaCAAGAGTATATGGCAGAAAGGAGATGAAGAAATCCCAGAGTGCTTCCTGGACAACCTAAAGTCAGATGAGCCCTGTCAGATGCCTGATGGTAACCTTGTGCTAAGAACTGCGGATGACCTTGACTTTGAATGGAAGAACCTCTCTTCGGCTGATGGAGAGTTAATCTCCTCAGTGAGTAAGC cctgcGCTGAGCTTGATCTACCTTCCAAGCCTTACACCG GAACATGGCACACATCCTCAACCACTCCTTCAGCTGCTTCCCTGG GAACACCGCTCTTGGTGACTAGAGACCACGCCACTGCCATTGCTGTACCCATCTGTTTAG GTCTTCTCATTCTTGGTGGCATTGTTGGTGGCATCATTTGGAAATACAT GCGTGCTGACCGGGACACCAGTAAGAGTTCGCAAGTCCTGTAA